TTTTTCCTCGTATGCCCCGTCGGAGAACCCCGCGGCTTCCCCGGCTCCGCGCTCGATCCAAACTTCGAAGCCCACTTTGGTCAACGCCGGCACGGACGCTGGGATCAACGCCACCCGCTGTTCTCCGGGAAACGTCTCGCGCGGCACGCCAATCAACACCATTCCAATCGAACCCTCCTCACTCCGTGCATGGAGCACGCAAAGCGCGTGAGTGTAGCCAATCGCATGTCTTTGTCAGCCGGGGAAGGGGACTTTTGCGCACAAAGCGCTCGGCGCGTCCAGCCCCAACGCCCGGCGGTGGGACAATGAGGTGAATCTCCCGTTCGTTTCCCCTCATATGCGTCCTGTATGTTTCTCCCTGAGTGAAAGGACACCTCTCCCTTCCCGGCGGAGGTCGGCCGCAGGCCGGGCGAGGATAGGGTGGAATGGCGAGTGGCCCGGAGGCCGTAGGGGCACGGCGTGCCGTGCCCCACCACCCTGCTCGTCTCCCTGCACCCACCCCAGGGGTCGGGCGGCGCCGCCCTTTCCGGCAGAGCAGCCGTAATGGCGTCATGCCCGGTACGCGGACCCTCCCCGATCGCCCGAACGGCCCGCCCGCGCGCCGGACTCGTCAGGTCTCGGTATAGGTGGCCTGGACGGTCCGATCTTCCGCTCCGCGCCCCGTGCGCTCGGCTTCGATTTCGTGTTCCAATCGCTCGATGTCGCTTTGCGACAAGCGAAAGTACTGTGCTTGCGGGTGATGGAACACCAGTGCACTCACCGAGCCTTCTGGGTCCATCATGAACCCTTGCGTCAGGCGCACCCCGATGTGCTCCGTCACCGCGAGGAGCTCGAACAAAATTTCCTGGTCTTCGAGGCGCGGGCATGCGGGGTATCCAAACGAATAACGGCGCCCGCGATACTTCGCTTGAAAAAGATCCTTTTTGGTCGTGCTCGGGGGGTCGGGGAATCCCCACATTTCGCGAATTTTCTTGTGCAGCAATTCCGCAAATGCCTCCGCCCCCTCTAGCGCCAGCACTTGCAAAATGTGGCAACGCAAGTAGTCGCCCTGTGCCTTCCACTCTTCGGCAATTGGGCGCACGTCCGGACCAATCGTCGTCGCAAACATGCACAGGTAGTCCGCATGGCCCGATTCCGCGGGCCACACATAGTCCGAAAGGCAAAGGTACGGCGGATCGGATTGCCGCCCGAATCGGAATGTGGCGACCACGCGGCTGCCATCGCTGGTCAGCACGTGCAGGCGGTTTCCTTCGCTCGCTACGCGAAAGAAGCGGTACACGGCCCGGGCACGTAACTCAGGGTGCCGGACCATGAACGCTTGCACTTCCAGGACGCGTTGTGCCAGTTCCCGTGCGGTGCGCTCCCCGCGTTCGAGAGCTGCTTCGAAATCACCCTGATAACCCAGGTGGCGGTTATAGAGCATCTTCGGGTTGATGTACTCGAAGATCGTGTCGAGATCGTAGTTGTCCACCACGTGAAGTTTGAGGTCCGGCGGCAAGGGCACATCGGCCAGCGGTTGCACGTTCGAACGCTTGGCCACCGGCTGTGACACCGGCGGTGTCGCGCGCGCGCCCCCCTGGCCAAGTAAGCGCGCCGTCTCTTCGCGCAAGCGGCGCTCGAGCTCCGCGCGCTTCTCCGGGTCCACAACTTGTTTGGCGAGGTCGAGTCCGGTCATCGCGTCGCGCGCGTAAGCCACGAGACCCTCGTAAGCGGGCGCGATGCGCGTGCGGGTGAACTGGTTGGAGAGGGCAGCCCCGCCCACCAAAATCGGGCAGCGAATGCCGGCTTCTTTGAGCTCCTGTCCCGTCGTCACCATCATTTGCGCCGAACGCACCAGCAGGCCGGACAATCCGATCGCATCGGGCTGGTGCTCCCGGTAGGCGCGAATCAACTCGTGCGGAGGAACGTTGATGCCCAAGTTGACGATGCGAAAACCATTGTTGCTGAGAATAATGTCCACGAGGTTTTTGCCAATGTCGTGGACGTCGCCCTTGACGGTGGCCAGCACGATCGTGCCCCGCAGAGAGGTGGCGGTTTTCTCCATGTGCGGTTCCAAATACGCCACCGCAGCCTTCATGACCTCCGCCGACTGCAGCACCTCGGCCACGATGAGTTTGTTGTCGGCGAACAGCCGCCCCACTTCGTCCATTCCAGCCATCAACGGCCCGTTGATGATCTCCAGCGGAGAGCGTGTGCGCAAAGCTTCGTCGAGGTCCGCAAACAAGCCGTCCCGCGAACCTTCGACAATGTACCGTGCCAGCCGCTCGTCGAGCGACAAGTTTTCGTTCCGCGGCTTTTTTTCTTGTGGCGCTTTGGCACGAAAATGCGCGGTGAAGGCGCCTATGGGGTCCGGCCCGCGCCACCAAATCAAGTCCTCGGCGAGTCGCCGCTCTTCCTCGGGGATAGCGGGGTAACGCTCGAGCTTTTCCGTGTTGACGATGGCCAGATCGAGCCCGGCCTGCACCGCGTGGTACAAGAACACCGAATTCAGGACTTCCCGACCAGCCGGTGGAAGCCCGAAGGACACATTGGAAATTCCCAGGATCGTTTTGCACTCCGGCAGCGCTTGCTTGATCGCACGGATACCTTCGATGGTTTCTGCCCCGGAACCAATGTAGTTCGGATCGCCGGTGCCCACTGGAAACACCAGCGCATCGAAGAAAATATCTTCGGGGGGTACGCCGTACTTGCGGGTCAGCAGCTCGTATGCGCGCAAGGCAATGGCGAGCTTGCGCTCCTTGGTGATGGCTTGTGCTTGCACCTTGTCCTCGTCGATGCAGCCAACCACGAGCGCAGCCCCGTACGCGCGAGCCAACGGCACCACGCGTGCCAGACGGGCTTCTCCGTCTTCCAAGTTGATCGAGTTGATAATGGACTTCCCCGGCGTGCGTTTGAGGGCCTCCTCGACGACCGCCGGGTCGGTCGAATCGATCATGATCGGCACTTTGACCGCCTTCACCAGCACCTCGAAGAATCGGCGGACATCTTCCACTTCGTTGCGATCGGGATCTTGCAAGCACACGTCCACGACGTGTGCGCCCTTGCGCACTTGATTGCGCGCCACTTCGACGGCCATTTCCCACGCCCCTTCCGCGATCAGCTTCTTGAAGTGGCGGCTTCCGAGCACGTTGGTCCGTTCGCCCACGAGGATCGGGCGGGTATCCTCGTCAATGACCAGGGCTTCGATCCCGGAGACGACACAGCGACGGGGTACACTCGCACGCCGCGGGGCATGGCGCCTGGCCACCTCGGCGAGCAATCGGATGTGCTCCTTCGTTGTTCCACAACACCCGCCAATGATGTTGACCCACCCGGCGGCACAGAAGCGCTCCACTTTGCGGGCGAGGTCGGCGGGCGACTCGTGGTAATGCCCGTTTTCGTCCGGAAGGCCCGCATTGGGGTACACCGAAATCGGAAAGCGAGAAATTTCCGCAAGCACGCGCAAGTGGTCGGTCATGAAGTCCGGGCCGGTCGCGCAATTCATGCCGATGGCAAACAGGTCCCGGTGTGCCACCGAAGCGTACAAGGCCTCGATAGATTGGCCGGCAAGCATGGTCCCCATGGTTTCGATGGACACAGACAAGACCACGGGCACTGCTCGGCCCAACTGGGCAAAGGCGTCCTCGATGCCGAAGAGTGCGGCCTTGACGTTCAACGTATCCTGTTGTGTTTCGAGATACAGGAGGTCCACCCCGCCTTCGACCAACGCTCGTGCTTGTTCCGCGAAAAGTTCGCGCACTTGGTCGAAGGTGACACCGCCGGTCAGCGAAATCGTCTTTGTCCCTGGGCCCATCGAGCCGGCCACAAAGCGCGGCCAATCGGCTGTGCTGTACGCGTTCGCGGCGCGCCGCGCGAGCTCGGCGGCACGGAAGTTGATTTCATGCACACGGTCTTGCAGGCCGTATTCTCCGAGCACCAAGCGAGTTCCGCCAAAGGTGTTGGTTTCAATGATGTCGGCCCCGGCTTCGAGATAGCCGCGATGGATCGCTTCGATGACGTCGGGCCGCGTGCACACCAAGTGTTCGTTACACCCCTCGAACTGCGGGCCCCCGAAGTCGCCGGCAGACAAACCAAAGCTTTGGATCGCGGTGCCCATGGCACCGTCGAGCACAAGAATGCGTTGCTCCAACGCTCGGCGTAATGCGGCTACCCGTTCGTCCGCCTGCATGCCCTCACTCCATAGCCCAAAGCACCTTTGCCGCAACCCGATGGCGAAGCGCGCCGCAACGGTTCCGGGCCAATGGCGTCGGCTGTTGCGCCAGCGGTGCGGGCCGGATCCGGCAACGCGTGCAGACGCTGGAATTGTCTGGCAAAGGGATAGCCGCTGCTAGTAAGCTACAATCTTGCTGGGTCGTTATGCGGGCTGCCGTAGTGACACTGCTGTTCTTTCTCTCGGGCTTTACGGGCCTGGTCTACGAGGTCATTTGGGCGCGCTACTTGGCGTTGTTGCTGGGCAGTACGGCGCACGCCCAAGTCGGCGTTCTCGCCGTGTTCATGGCTGGGCTCGCATTGGGCAGTTCCTGGTGGGGGGCGAGGGCCGACCGCAGCATCCGCCCTTTGCGCTTGTACGGCTTTTTGGAAGTGGCGGTGGCTGTGGGGGCGGCGGGCTTTGCACTGGGATTTCCACTGTGGAGCGAGGTGTATTGGTCGCTGCTGGCCATCGCACCTCCGCCACACCCGATGGCCAAACTCGTTCCAGCCGCCACCTGCGTGCTGGCCATGGCGGTGCCGACGGTCTGCATGGGCGGCACATTGCCTGTGCTGACCAAAGCCCTCGGATGGAGCCGCGAGGGCTTTGGCCGCGGTGTGGCCTGGTTGTATGCGATCAACAGTCTCGGAGCGGCGCTGGGCGCCGCCGCCGCGGGGTTTGTGCTGGTGCCGCGCTGGGGTCTGGACGCACCGTTTTTCGCCGCGGCGGGGCTCAACTTGCTGGTGGGGCTCGTCGCAATCGGCGTGGATCGCCCTTCGGCGGCGCGGGGCGCGGCCCGCGCCGCGGGCCCGAGTCCAGCCGGTCTTCCGGAAACCCAATGGATTTGGGGGTACCGTTCGTTGATTCCGATGGTTGCCGCGGCGTCGGGCGCGGTGGCCATGACGTACGAAGTCGTGTGGATTCGTTTGTGCAGCTTGTCCTTGGGATCCTCGACGTATGCCTTTTCCATCATGCTGTGCGCATTTATTCTCGGCATTGCAGCGGGCGGACTGGTGTACACCCTCTGGGCGCCGGCACGCCGAAGGCCGCTTCAGTTTTTCATCGGCGCGTCGCTTGCCAGCGTAGCGATTTTGTTAGCCTGCTTGCCATTTTACGAGCGACTTCCGTTTCTCGCAGCACGATTGTTGTGGGCGGCCCGCCAATCCGGCTGGGGCTTTGCCGAATACCAATTGGCGAACTTGGGGTTTTGGATCGCGGTGATGTTTCCGCTGACGTTCACCAGCGGCCTCACCTTCCCGGCGTTGGCGCACGCGGCGGCGCAAGTCATGCCGGGACACGGCCGGCCGGTTGGAGTGGTGCTGGCCGCCAACACTCTGGGCACGATCGCGGGCACGGTCTTCGCGGGCTTGTATGCGTTGCCCTGGTTGGGCTTGCGAGGAACTTTCCTGCTCGCTGCCGCGATGACCATCGCTGTCGTTGCAGCGCTGGTTCTTGCCGATCGCCGGCGCCCATGGTTTCAGCGGGCGGCCGCGGCCTCTCCGATCGTGGCACTGTTCGTCGCCTACTTGTGGATGGTTCCCGCCTGGGATTTGCGCCTGCTCGTGGCGGGAGAATTCCGCCGCCACGAAGGCATCGGCCCCGATATCTCGTTTGCCGATTACCGGGCCGATTTTGCCCAGGAACTTCTGTACTATCGCGACGGGGCGACCGGCACGGTAACGGTGGAAAAAACCGCCGAAGACGTCATCTTGCGGGTGAACGGCAAGTCGGACGCATCGGCGCTGGGCGACCGGGAGACGCAATTGCTCATGGGGCATCTCGGGCCGCTCGTGCTGGGAAACGCCCGGCGCGTGCTCGTGATTGGATACGGCAGTGGCATGACGGTCGGAGCGATCGCGCGCCACCCCGTCGAAGCGGTGGACGTTGTGGAAATCTCGCCGGAGGTCCTCGAAGCGGCGCAGTGGTTCCGTCCGTGGATCCATGACGTAACGGGAGACGATCGCGTGCGCATTCACATCGAAGATGCGCGCACGTTCTTGTTCCGAACGCCGTACCAGTACGACCTGATTGTCAGCGAGCCGTCCAATCCCTGGGTGGCGGGGGTGAGTAACTTGTTTACCCGCGAGTTCTTTGCGCAGGCGCGGCAACGGTTGTCGCCGCGGGGCATTTTGCTGCAATGGTTTCACACGTACGAAACCAACGACGACACGGTGCGTCTGGTGTTGCGCGCGGCGGTGGAACAGTTTCCGGACGTGCGGTTGTTCCAAAGCAACCACGCCGACTTTTTTCTCGTTGCCTCGATGGAGCCGCGCCGGCTGGATCGTGAAGCCACACGCGCAGCTTGGGCGCACGCGTCGGACTTGGCGAGTGTCGGACTTACGCAATGGGAAACCGTACTGACCTTGGAAACCGCGCAACGACCGAGTTTGCTTGCCCTGGCTGGGGACGGACCGGTGCATACCGATCGGCGCCCCCTTCTCGACTTCTGGGCCGCGGAAGCATTTTATGCCGGTGAGGAGGCTTCGTTGCTTTACCAGGCTCGTTTCCCCAGCCATGAGGGGCGTTTGCTGCCGTTCGACCAAGTCCCGGTCGGCGCGTTCCGCGAGTGGGCGCGGTACGCGCAGCGCTACCACATGCTCGGGCAGCGCGCGCACATCCGACTGCTCGTCGCATGGCTCGCGCGAGAACCCTTGGATCCGTGGCTCCAGCAAGTGGGTGCCGAGTTCTTGCGGGTGTATTCCCGCGACTTTTTCGTGATGCAAGAACTGGTGGCTGCCGTGCAACGCGACGGTGTGACCCAGCACGATCGCTTGGCCGGATTGTTCGGGATCCTCAAAATTGGCCCGCAGCCCGTGAACGAACGCTTTCTCGAGATGCTGAGGCCCCTCGTACTCGACGGCGCAGGCGCACGCCGTGACATCGGCCTCGAACTCGAACTTGCCGAGCTGTATTTGGCCGCGCAGGCGTTCGACCGTGCCATAGAAATCCTCGACTCGAGCGAAGGCCTGCGGGTGATGGCCGATTCGGCAGAACTGTCGCGGCGGGCCTGTATCCGCGCCCAGGCCCTAGGGGGTTTAGGGCGCATCGCGGAGGCGCTCGTCGCGTTGGCACGCTGCCAGCCTACCGACCCGGCGGAGCGACAGCGGGTCGAACACCAGCGTCGCCTCTGGCAAATGCGTGTGACGTCGTTGCCGGCCGCCGCGCCTTGAGGGCACGGCTGGAAGGCAAAGCGAAATACTGGCCACACCGCACGCTAGAGCCGGGGCAGCACTTCCGAGCCGAAGGCCCAGATTTGTTCCAGTAACTCTTCGCACGAGCGGCTGCGAAACCGCACGCCCACGTGGCGGATGCCTAGCGCGGCGAGGCCACGGAGCAGCTCGGCAATCCGGTCCGGCGGGCCGCTCTCGCAGTTTTGGCGAAACTCCTCGGGAGGTCTTCCCAGGTACAGCCAAGGCGAGTTCATGCCAGCTTCGAACGGCTCGTCGCCGCGGAAACGGCGCCGCTGCTCTTTGAGGTACTCCAACGCCGCTTCCATCCCCATCTCGGGAATGCCTTGAGGCAGCCAACCGTCTCCGTACCGTGCGGCTCGCTTCAAAGCAGCAGGGGTCGATCCCCCGACCCAAATCGGGGGACGTGGTTGCTGCACCGGCCGAGGTCGAATGCCGAGGCCAGAAAAGCGCCAGTGCCGGCCGTGATGTTCCGGGTATTCATCGGTAAACGCAGCCAACAACGCCGCCACCGCCTCGTCGAGCAGAGAGCCCCGCTGTTCGAAGTTCACCCCGAGAGCAGCAAACTCCTCGCGCAAGTGCCCCGCTCCGACTCCGACGATGAGCCGGCCGTTGGATAGTGCGTCAATGGTGCACAGGGCTTTCGCGGCTGCCAAGGGGTGGCGATACGCGGGAATGAAGACGTATGTGAGCAAACGCACTCGTTGGGTACACGCAGCCAGGAATCCCAACGTGGCCACAATGTCGTACCAAACCGTGGACATGGTGGCGGCTTGAGCGCGGGGAATGGCCACATGGTCGCAAACGGCCACGTAAAAGAATCCAGCACCATCGCACGCCTGCGCCACACGGCGGATGTCTTCCGTACCCGCGTTGGCTTCCCACGGTTGAACAAAAAAACGACTTTGTGCGACAACGGGAAGCGCAAGCCCGCACGCGAGGCGACCGGGAGGGCAAACGGGCACCGCGGGGAAAACGCCGGCGGACACGGCCCACCTCAACCGCGCGCAGCCGATGGCGCTTCTGCCGCGGCCGGTCTCTGCTGGAGGGCAGCGAGCCGATAACGCGTCGTGCTGTGCACTGGGTCCGTATCGAAGCGCGGGATCACGTACTTCCCGAAGAGTTCCACCGATCGTTTGGCGACCCATTGAGGCTGCGTCGAGGCGAGGATCCCGAAGATAATTTGATCGCACCCGATATCTGCGTACTTCTGCACCGCACGGGCGCAC
This sequence is a window from Candidatus Binatia bacterium. Protein-coding genes within it:
- the metH gene encoding methionine synthase encodes the protein MQADERVAALRRALEQRILVLDGAMGTAIQSFGLSAGDFGGPQFEGCNEHLVCTRPDVIEAIHRGYLEAGADIIETNTFGGTRLVLGEYGLQDRVHEINFRAAELARRAANAYSTADWPRFVAGSMGPGTKTISLTGGVTFDQVRELFAEQARALVEGGVDLLYLETQQDTLNVKAALFGIEDAFAQLGRAVPVVLSVSIETMGTMLAGQSIEALYASVAHRDLFAIGMNCATGPDFMTDHLRVLAEISRFPISVYPNAGLPDENGHYHESPADLARKVERFCAAGWVNIIGGCCGTTKEHIRLLAEVARRHAPRRASVPRRCVVSGIEALVIDEDTRPILVGERTNVLGSRHFKKLIAEGAWEMAVEVARNQVRKGAHVVDVCLQDPDRNEVEDVRRFFEVLVKAVKVPIMIDSTDPAVVEEALKRTPGKSIINSINLEDGEARLARVVPLARAYGAALVVGCIDEDKVQAQAITKERKLAIALRAYELLTRKYGVPPEDIFFDALVFPVGTGDPNYIGSGAETIEGIRAIKQALPECKTILGISNVSFGLPPAGREVLNSVFLYHAVQAGLDLAIVNTEKLERYPAIPEEERRLAEDLIWWRGPDPIGAFTAHFRAKAPQEKKPRNENLSLDERLARYIVEGSRDGLFADLDEALRTRSPLEIINGPLMAGMDEVGRLFADNKLIVAEVLQSAEVMKAAVAYLEPHMEKTATSLRGTIVLATVKGDVHDIGKNLVDIILSNNGFRIVNLGINVPPHELIRAYREHQPDAIGLSGLLVRSAQMMVTTGQELKEAGIRCPILVGGAALSNQFTRTRIAPAYEGLVAYARDAMTGLDLAKQVVDPEKRAELERRLREETARLLGQGGARATPPVSQPVAKRSNVQPLADVPLPPDLKLHVVDNYDLDTIFEYINPKMLYNRHLGYQGDFEAALERGERTARELAQRVLEVQAFMVRHPELRARAVYRFFRVASEGNRLHVLTSDGSRVVATFRFGRQSDPPYLCLSDYVWPAESGHADYLCMFATTIGPDVRPIAEEWKAQGDYLRCHILQVLALEGAEAFAELLHKKIREMWGFPDPPSTTKKDLFQAKYRGRRYSFGYPACPRLEDQEILFELLAVTEHIGVRLTQGFMMDPEGSVSALVFHHPQAQYFRLSQSDIERLEHEIEAERTGRGAEDRTVQATYTET
- a CDS encoding spermidine synthase, which gives rise to MRAAVVTLLFFLSGFTGLVYEVIWARYLALLLGSTAHAQVGVLAVFMAGLALGSSWWGARADRSIRPLRLYGFLEVAVAVGAAGFALGFPLWSEVYWSLLAIAPPPHPMAKLVPAATCVLAMAVPTVCMGGTLPVLTKALGWSREGFGRGVAWLYAINSLGAALGAAAAGFVLVPRWGLDAPFFAAAGLNLLVGLVAIGVDRPSAARGAARAAGPSPAGLPETQWIWGYRSLIPMVAAASGAVAMTYEVVWIRLCSLSLGSSTYAFSIMLCAFILGIAAGGLVYTLWAPARRRPLQFFIGASLASVAILLACLPFYERLPFLAARLLWAARQSGWGFAEYQLANLGFWIAVMFPLTFTSGLTFPALAHAAAQVMPGHGRPVGVVLAANTLGTIAGTVFAGLYALPWLGLRGTFLLAAAMTIAVVAALVLADRRRPWFQRAAAASPIVALFVAYLWMVPAWDLRLLVAGEFRRHEGIGPDISFADYRADFAQELLYYRDGATGTVTVEKTAEDVILRVNGKSDASALGDRETQLLMGHLGPLVLGNARRVLVIGYGSGMTVGAIARHPVEAVDVVEISPEVLEAAQWFRPWIHDVTGDDRVRIHIEDARTFLFRTPYQYDLIVSEPSNPWVAGVSNLFTREFFAQARQRLSPRGILLQWFHTYETNDDTVRLVLRAAVEQFPDVRLFQSNHADFFLVASMEPRRLDREATRAAWAHASDLASVGLTQWETVLTLETAQRPSLLALAGDGPVHTDRRPLLDFWAAEAFYAGEEASLLYQARFPSHEGRLLPFDQVPVGAFREWARYAQRYHMLGQRAHIRLLVAWLAREPLDPWLQQVGAEFLRVYSRDFFVMQELVAAVQRDGVTQHDRLAGLFGILKIGPQPVNERFLEMLRPLVLDGAGARRDIGLELELAELYLAAQAFDRAIEILDSSEGLRVMADSAELSRRACIRAQALGGLGRIAEALVALARCQPTDPAERQRVEHQRRLWQMRVTSLPAAAP